From a region of the Fischerella sp. JS2 genome:
- the thiS gene encoding sulfur carrier protein ThiS yields MSNQITIQINGEPRSCLPQTLLPELLQQLGFNPRLVAVEYNGEILHRQYWQETKIQQGDRLEVVTIVGGG; encoded by the coding sequence ATGTCGAATCAAATTACTATCCAGATCAATGGTGAACCTCGTAGCTGCTTGCCTCAAACTCTTCTACCCGAATTACTTCAACAATTAGGGTTTAATCCTCGGTTGGTGGCAGTAGAGTACAATGGTGAAATTTTACACCGTCAGTATTGGCAGGAAACAAAAATACAGCAGGGCGATCGCTTGGAAGTTGTCACGATTGTTGGTGGGGGTTAG
- a CDS encoding glycosyltransferase family 4 protein, translated as MEHISSRVATLGEQTVSPNILIVCRTFLPREGGIEEYIYNRCLQDTERVIVLTASCAGDKAFDKSQLFPVYRWQTPKSWHHGWSQNILKPVLNMVWSAILAIKLYFRYHYRYIEWGHGYGFISLLFLSYLLPIRFFIYLHGDDILCALRNSLMRSLFAFTLQRAEGIVCNSCWTRDLLTRHFQIDTPTHVIHPVVRRKKFGVATPTAIDDLRIRVRNRHNIPENAIVILSVGSLQKYKGFDLVIDNLPLLLTLGLDVHYILCGRGPCESKLQSQVQRLRLDRWVHFAGYVADRELAGYYAACDIFALLSLFDRKTSSHLGFGMVYLEAAYFGKPVIASNVGCAADTVRHRENGLIVNPHSGLEMFQAFRQLCENQQLREQLGRRGKILANKRSLHRWLYIPESRYSCLLS; from the coding sequence ATGGAACATATTTCATCAAGGGTGGCGACGCTTGGAGAACAAACTGTATCTCCAAATATTCTTATCGTATGTCGCACTTTTCTACCCAGGGAAGGCGGAATTGAGGAATACATATATAATCGCTGTCTGCAAGACACAGAAAGAGTTATTGTTCTGACCGCTAGTTGTGCAGGGGATAAAGCTTTTGACAAGTCACAACTGTTTCCTGTTTATCGTTGGCAAACTCCTAAATCTTGGCATCATGGTTGGAGCCAAAATATCCTCAAACCAGTTCTAAATATGGTTTGGTCAGCGATCCTAGCAATAAAACTTTATTTTCGCTATCATTACCGTTATATTGAATGGGGTCATGGTTACGGTTTTATTTCACTGTTATTTTTAAGCTATCTTTTACCTATTCGTTTTTTTATCTACCTCCACGGGGATGATATTTTATGTGCTTTACGTAATTCGCTCATGCGATCGCTGTTTGCATTTACTTTGCAAAGAGCAGAAGGTATTGTTTGTAATAGCTGCTGGACAAGAGATTTACTGACTAGACATTTTCAAATCGATACCCCTACTCACGTTATCCATCCTGTAGTCAGAAGAAAAAAATTTGGCGTCGCAACTCCTACCGCAATTGATGATTTACGTATACGGGTACGTAACAGGCACAATATTCCAGAAAATGCAATAGTCATTCTTTCGGTCGGCAGCCTACAAAAGTATAAAGGTTTTGACTTGGTAATAGATAATTTGCCACTACTGCTAACTTTAGGACTAGATGTTCACTACATTCTTTGTGGACGAGGCCCTTGTGAGTCAAAACTACAATCTCAGGTGCAACGTCTGCGCTTGGATCGGTGGGTACATTTTGCTGGATATGTTGCTGATCGGGAATTGGCTGGTTATTATGCAGCTTGTGATATATTTGCTTTGCTGAGTTTATTTGATCGCAAAACTAGCAGCCACCTGGGTTTTGGTATGGTCTACTTAGAAGCAGCTTACTTTGGTAAGCCTGTAATCGCCTCAAATGTTGGTTGTGCCGCAGATACAGTCCGCCACAGGGAAAACGGCTTAATTGTCAATCCCCATTCTGGTTTGGAAATGTTTCAAGCTTTTCGCCAACTATGCGAAAACCAACAACTACGCGAACAACTTGGGCGTAGAGGAAAAATATTAGCTAACAAAAGAAGCTTGCACCGATGGCTTTATATCCCTGAGTCTCGCTATTCTTGTTTGCTGAGTTAG